The Humulus lupulus chromosome 3, drHumLupu1.1, whole genome shotgun sequence genome window below encodes:
- the LOC133823583 gene encoding syntaxin-121 produces the protein MNDLFSGSFSRFRNEDPSPDHHVIEMSSSSATAATNGVNLDKFFEDVESIKEELKELERLHENLNSSHQQSKTLHNAKAIKDLRSRMDSDVSLALKKAKLIKVRLEALDRANAANRSVPGCGPGSSSDRTRTSVVNGLRKKLKDSMESFNTLRQQISSEYRDTVQRRYFTVTGENPDEKTIDLLISTGESETFLQKAIQEQGRGRVLDTIKEIQERHDAVKDMEKNLKELHQVFLDMAVLVQAQGEQLDDIESHVARANSFVRSGAQQLQTARKHQKNTRKWTCYAIILLLIIILIVILSLKPWNWGGGNSGGGGGGQNTPSPVPGQR, from the exons ATGAATGATTTATTTTCAGGCTCCTTCTCTAGGTTCCGGAACGAGGACCCCTCGCCGGACCACCACGTGATTGAGATGTCGTCTTCATCGGCCACGGCGGCTACTAATGGAGTCAATCTCGATAAGTTTTTTGAAGATGTTGAATCGATCAAGGAAGAGCTTAAAGAACTCGAGAGGCTTCATGAGAATCTTAATTCTTCTCATCAACAGAGCAAGACTCTTCACAACGCTAAAGCCATTAAAGACCTTCGATCTCGAATGGACTCCGATGTTTCCCTCGCTCTTAAGAAGGCTAAGCTCATCAAGGTTCGTCTCGAAGCCCTAGACCGAGCCAACGCCGCCAATCGGAGCGTGCCTGGTTGTGGACCGGGTTCTTCGTCGGACCGGACTAGAACCTCCGTGGTCAACGGGCTCCGTAAGAAGCTCAAAGACTCCATGGAGAGTTTCAACACTTTACGCCAACAGATCTCGTCGGAGTATAGAGACACCGTTCAACGCCGTTATTTCACTGTCACCGGTGAAAATCCTGACGAGAAAACCATTGACCTTCTCATCTCAACAg GGGAAAGCGAGACGTTTTTGCAAAAAGCAATTCAGGAGCAAGGACGAGGGAGGGTTCTGGACACGATAAAGGAGATCCAGGAGCGTCACGACGCAGTGAAGGACATGGAGAAGAATCTGAAAGAGCTCCACCAGGTGTTTCTGGACATGGCAGTTCTGGTCCAAGCTCAGGGAGAGCAGCTGGACGATATAGAGAGCCACGTGGCGAGAGCCAATTCGTTCGTGAGGTCGGGAGCACAGCAGTTGCAGACAGCGAGGAAACACCAGAAGAATACCCGGAAATGGACATGTTACGCCATTATTCTATTGCTGATCATCATCTTGATTGTGATTCTCAGTTTGAAGCCATGGAATTGGGGCGGCGGCAATAgtggcggcggcggcggcggtcAAAACACTCCATCTCCAGTTCCTGGCCAACGCTGA